In Heteronotia binoei isolate CCM8104 ecotype False Entrance Well chromosome 4, APGP_CSIRO_Hbin_v1, whole genome shotgun sequence, a genomic segment contains:
- the NFIL3 gene encoding nuclear factor interleukin-3-regulated protein, whose protein sequence is MQLRKMQSIKTEQAPADTSSNVDKIMVLNSTLTDVSDDLASGEDMLLNEGSIVKNKSSACRRKREFIPDEKKDAMYWEKRRKNNEAAKRSREKRRLNDLVLENKLIALGEENATLKAELLSLKLKFGLISSSAYTQEVQKLSNSTAVYFQEYQNSKSSINSFIDEHEPTLVGSSCISVIKHSPQSSLSDVSEVSSVDHAQTSPIQTNCRNPDTKFQIIKQEPMELENYTRDPRDERSAYASSMYQNYMGSNFSGYSHSPPLLQVNRSSSNSPRTSEADDGAVGKSSDGEDEQQVPKGPIHFPVELKNIHATVKVPEVSSSALPHKLRIKAKAMQIKVESLDNEFDVAQKLSSPIDMSSKRHFELEKHNIQNMVHSSHTPFSVQVTNIQDWSLKPEHWHHQKELTDKIQTACQTGAGDIKDNSYKVSETENLYLKQGIANLSAEVASLKRLITTQHISASDSC, encoded by the coding sequence ATGCAGCTGAGAAAAATGCAATCCATAAAAACAGAACAAGCACCTGCTGATACAAGTAGCAATGTGGACAAAATTATGGTACTTAATTCCACATTAACTGACGTATCTGATGACTTAGCAAGCGGTGAAGACATGCTACTAAATGAAGGAAGCATTGTAAAAAACAAATCTTCTGCATGCCGAAGAAAACGGGAATTCATTCCTGATGAAAAGAAAGATGCTATGTATTgggaaaaaaggaggaaaaataaTGAAGCTGCCAAAAGATCTCGTGAAAAACGTCGGCTGAATGACCTTGTGTTAGAGAACAAACTAATTGCACTGGGAGAAGAAAATGCCACTTTGAAAGCTGAGTTACTTTCACTGAAGCTAAAGTTTGGTTTAATTAGCTCTTCAGCATATACCCAAGAAGTTCAGAAGCTCAGTAATTCAACAGCTGTGTATTTTCAGGAGTATCAGAACTCCAAATCAAGCATTAACTCTTTCATTGATGAACATGAGCCAACTCTGGTGGGTAGTAGTTGTATATCTGTTATTAAACATTCACCACAAAGCTCTTTATCTGATGTCTCTGAAGTTTCATCAGTAGATCATGCTCAGACAAGCCCTATACAAACTAATTGCAGAAATCCTGACACTAAGTTTCAGATAATAAAACAGGAGCCTATGGAATTGGAAAACTATACAAGAGATCCGCGAGATGAAAGAAGCGCCTATGCATCATCCATGTATCAAAACTATATGGGAAGCAACTTTAGTGGGTATTCACATTCCCCTCCTCTCTTGCAAGTTAACAGATCCTCCAGTAACTCTCCAAGAACTTCAGAGGCAGATGATGGTGCTGTAGGAAAGTCATCAGATGGAGAAGATGAGCAGCAGGTTCCTAAAGGTCCAATCCACTTTCCTGTTGAACTTAAAAATATCCATGCCACAGTTAAGGTTCCAGAGGTGAGCTCTTCTGCACTGCCTCACAAACTTCGAATTAAGGCCAAGGCCATGCAAATCAAAGTGGAATCATTAGACAATGAATTTGATGTTGCCCAGAAACTGTCATCACCAATTGACATGTCATCTAAAAGACATTTTGAGCTTGAGAAGCACAACATACAAAATATGGTGCATTCTTCCCACACTCCTTTCTCTGTTCAAGTGACTAACATCCAAGACTGGTCTTTGAAGCCAGAACACTGGCACCATCAAAAGGAACTCACTGACAAAATTCAGACTGCCTGCCAAACTGGAGCGGGTGATATTAAAGACAATTCCTACAAGGTGTCTGAGACAGAGAACTTGTATTTGAAGCAAGGCATAGCAAATTTGTCTGCGGAGGTTGCTTCACTTAAAAGACTTATAACTACACAACACATTTCTGCTTCAGATTCTTGCTAA